The Nomascus leucogenys isolate Asia chromosome 23, Asia_NLE_v1, whole genome shotgun sequence genome includes a window with the following:
- the MLF2 gene encoding myeloid leukemia factor 2 isoform X2 has translation MFRFMRDVEPEDPMFLMDPFAIHRQHMSRMLSGGFGYSPFLSITDGNMPGTRPASRRMQQAGAVSPFGMLGMSGGFMDMFGMMNDMIGNMEHMTAGGNCQTFSSSTVISYSNTGDGAPKVYQETSEMRSAPGGIRETRRTVRDSDSGLEQMSIGHHIRDRAHILQRSRNHRTGDQEERQDYINLDERGHLRPTGGFLGPCRNQKS, from the exons GCTTCATGAGGGATGTGGAGCCTGAGGATCCCATGTTCCTGAT GGATCCCTTTGCTATTCACCGTCAGCACATGAGCCGTATGTTGTCAGGTGGCTTTGGATATAGCCCCTTCCTCAGCATCACAGATGGCAACATGCCAGGGACCAGGCCTGCCAGCCGCAGGATGCAGCAG GCTGGAGCTGTCTCCCCCTTTGGGATGCTGGGAATG TCGGGTGGTTTCATGGACATGTTTGGGATGATGAATGACATGATtggaaacatg GAACACATGACAGCTGGAGGCAATTGCCAGACCTTCTCATCTTCCACTGTCATCTCCTACTCCAATACGGGTGATGGTGCCCCCAAGGTCTACCAAGAGACATCAGAGATGCGCTCGGCACCAGGCGGG ATCCGGGAGACACGGAGGACTGTTCGGGATTCAGACAGTGGACTGGAGCAGATGTCCATCGGGCATCACATCCGGGACAGGGCGCACATCCTCCAGCGCTCCCGAAACCATCGCACGGGGGACCAGGAGGAGCGGCAGGACTATATCAACCTGGATGAGA GAGGCCACCTTAGGCCCACCGGTGGCTTCCTGGGACCGTGTAGAAACCAAAAGAGCTAA
- the MLF2 gene encoding myeloid leukemia factor 2 isoform X1, giving the protein MFRFMRDVEPEDPMFLMDPFAIHRQHMSRMLSGGFGYSPFLSITDGNMPGTRPASRRMQQAGAVSPFGMLGMSGGFMDMFGMMNDMIGNMEHMTAGGNCQTFSSSTVISYSNTGDGAPKVYQETSEMRSAPGGIRETRRTVRDSDSGLEQMSIGHHIRDRAHILQRSRNHRTGDQEERQDYINLDESEAAAFDDEWRRETSRFRQQRPLEFRRLESAGAGGRRAEGPPRLAIQGPEDSPSRQSRRYDW; this is encoded by the exons GCTTCATGAGGGATGTGGAGCCTGAGGATCCCATGTTCCTGAT GGATCCCTTTGCTATTCACCGTCAGCACATGAGCCGTATGTTGTCAGGTGGCTTTGGATATAGCCCCTTCCTCAGCATCACAGATGGCAACATGCCAGGGACCAGGCCTGCCAGCCGCAGGATGCAGCAG GCTGGAGCTGTCTCCCCCTTTGGGATGCTGGGAATG TCGGGTGGTTTCATGGACATGTTTGGGATGATGAATGACATGATtggaaacatg GAACACATGACAGCTGGAGGCAATTGCCAGACCTTCTCATCTTCCACTGTCATCTCCTACTCCAATACGGGTGATGGTGCCCCCAAGGTCTACCAAGAGACATCAGAGATGCGCTCGGCACCAGGCGGG ATCCGGGAGACACGGAGGACTGTTCGGGATTCAGACAGTGGACTGGAGCAGATGTCCATCGGGCATCACATCCGGGACAGGGCGCACATCCTCCAGCGCTCCCGAAACCATCGCACGGGGGACCAGGAGGAGCGGCAGGACTATATCAACCTGGATGAGA GTGAGGCCGCAGCGTTTGATGACGAGTGGCGGCGGGAGACGTCCCGATTCCGGCAGCAGCGCCCCCTGGAGTTTCGGCGGCTTGAGTCCGCAGGGGCGGGGGGACGAAGGGCGGAGGGGCCTCCCCGCCTGGCCATCCAGGGACCTGAGGACTCCCCTTCCCGACAGTCCCGCCGCTATGACTGGTGA